One Myxococcus guangdongensis DNA segment encodes these proteins:
- a CDS encoding TadE/TadG family type IV pilus assembly protein, with amino-acid sequence MFTRILRQSFQRQEGQALILAALMVLVMSIAVLTTVNIGHTVHERVRLQNTADAAAYSMAAMEARAFNFYAYANRTQVSHYVSAMMWHSLISVIYSAEAFFTDLFGFMKTLNPCAGKRKKLWIVLCPIIEVIPYVGQVIKAVNKIMTLYKTVFLQPFQRILKAANPDKWLGKFLIPAHRVLNGAMYFMSQAVMMSASTHVTQTTQGVLDANDTKLNSLASQLATGIYSQCLFSQAHNSHAGGKPLNPGTWKNPFGALDVTKYKANDDIARAKRSMGGITNATRYACDHEGGICPERFTTSRELGDILPLPDALGFLRDMLNNGVNAPGLMEFKKMGQTRMLSATFPTAKTIMDSRNYIRDWNDNLSPWGMTAQGDNMGADDLYWLKLGPAEIDVGVGKADNPLSCNNKDPYTRCFGDNRKGLNDKGGIKLPYRHTMKPSVWALNDKDTGSVKGGVHWRIHYPQNSEGWRNHRAPSGAEREVGIHREKVCVLQLVVCWFKVDVYTANVRPAQDGNHPWGGVTPFMHFEPGQYSGSTCNPMANAANNALAERKLDFNQPSAWVALNKSPEDVVNKDNADGTGSNAPALLNDEGKVKFSFTADSEGLEMLNNRKKFLSLTEGLNVISRGQSYYHRPGNWTEQPNFFNPYWRPRLASVYQGRNQLPVVGSMLDALPGALQGFAPKVMTH; translated from the coding sequence ATGTTCACTCGAATCCTCCGACAGAGCTTCCAGCGCCAGGAGGGCCAGGCCCTCATCCTGGCCGCCTTGATGGTGTTGGTGATGTCCATCGCCGTGCTGACCACGGTGAACATCGGCCACACCGTGCACGAGCGCGTGCGCCTGCAGAACACCGCGGACGCCGCCGCCTACTCGATGGCCGCCATGGAGGCGCGCGCGTTCAACTTCTACGCGTACGCCAACCGCACGCAGGTGTCGCACTACGTGTCGGCCATGATGTGGCACTCGCTCATCTCGGTCATCTACTCGGCCGAGGCGTTCTTCACGGACCTGTTCGGGTTCATGAAGACGCTCAACCCGTGCGCGGGCAAACGCAAGAAGCTGTGGATCGTCTTGTGTCCCATCATCGAAGTGATTCCGTACGTGGGACAGGTCATCAAGGCCGTGAACAAGATCATGACCTTGTACAAGACGGTCTTCCTGCAGCCGTTCCAGCGCATCCTCAAGGCCGCCAACCCCGACAAGTGGTTGGGCAAGTTCTTGATTCCAGCGCATCGGGTGCTCAATGGCGCCATGTACTTCATGTCCCAGGCGGTGATGATGTCCGCGTCGACACACGTGACGCAGACCACGCAGGGCGTGCTGGACGCGAACGACACCAAGCTCAACTCGCTGGCCAGCCAACTGGCGACGGGCATCTATAGCCAGTGCCTCTTCAGCCAGGCGCACAACTCGCACGCGGGCGGCAAGCCCCTGAACCCGGGCACGTGGAAGAACCCGTTCGGCGCGCTGGACGTGACGAAGTACAAGGCCAACGACGACATCGCCCGCGCCAAGCGCTCCATGGGTGGCATCACCAACGCCACGCGCTATGCGTGTGACCACGAGGGCGGCATCTGCCCCGAGCGCTTCACCACCTCGCGCGAGCTGGGCGACATCCTCCCGCTGCCGGACGCGCTCGGCTTCCTGCGCGACATGCTCAACAACGGCGTGAACGCTCCGGGCCTGATGGAGTTCAAGAAGATGGGGCAGACGCGCATGCTGTCCGCGACGTTCCCCACCGCGAAGACCATCATGGATTCGCGCAACTACATCCGCGACTGGAACGACAACCTGAGCCCGTGGGGCATGACGGCCCAGGGCGACAACATGGGCGCGGACGACCTGTACTGGCTCAAGCTGGGCCCCGCGGAGATCGACGTGGGCGTGGGCAAGGCGGACAACCCGCTGTCCTGCAACAACAAGGACCCGTACACGCGCTGCTTCGGCGACAACCGCAAGGGCCTCAACGACAAGGGCGGCATCAAGCTGCCGTACCGCCACACCATGAAGCCCAGCGTGTGGGCGCTCAACGACAAGGACACCGGCAGCGTGAAGGGCGGCGTCCACTGGCGCATCCACTACCCCCAGAACAGCGAGGGGTGGCGCAACCACCGCGCGCCCAGCGGCGCCGAGCGCGAGGTGGGCATCCACCGCGAGAAGGTCTGCGTCCTCCAGCTCGTGGTCTGCTGGTTCAAGGTGGACGTGTACACGGCGAACGTGCGCCCGGCCCAGGACGGCAACCACCCGTGGGGTGGCGTGACGCCGTTCATGCACTTCGAGCCCGGCCAGTACTCGGGTAGCACCTGCAACCCGATGGCGAACGCTGCGAACAACGCCCTTGCCGAGCGCAAGCTCGACTTCAACCAGCCGTCGGCCTGGGTGGCGCTGAACAAGTCGCCCGAGGACGTGGTGAACAAGGACAACGCGGACGGCACGGGCTCCAACGCGCCCGCGCTCCTCAACGACGAGGGCAAGGTGAAGTTCTCCTTCACCGCGGACTCGGAGGGGCTGGAGATGCTCAACAACCGCAAGAAGTTCCTCAGCCTCACCGAGGGCCTCAACGTCATCTCCCGCGGTCAGAGCTACTACCACCGCCCGGGCAACTGGACCGAGCAGCCCAACTTCTTCAACCCGTACTGGCGTCCGCGCCTGGCGTCCGTGTACCAGGGGCGCAACCAGCTCCCGGTCGTCGGCAGCATGCTGGACGCGCTGCCCGGCGCGCTCCAGGGCTTCGCCCCGAAGGTCATGACGCACTGA